The window GCCCCACCCGGCGACCGTCTGGCCCATTCCATCGCCGGGTTCGCCAAGACCCTCTGCTCGGCGGTCTTTATCACGGGCCTCGACCCGGCGGATGCCGCCGAATCGGTCGGGTACTTCACCGGCCCTTATGCCGACCGCAAGCAAGTCAAAGACACGCTGATCGATCGGGCGACGTCGACCGTCCGGCTGACGACGATCTCCGGCGTGACCCGAGTGGCCCGGAAGTACGGCAGTCAGGGCTGCGTTGCCCTGCCAATCGGTGCCGACTCCGTGTCGTTCACACCGTCGATCGTGACCTCGAGCCTCCCGCCGGCGGAACGAACGCCCTGGCCCATGGGTGATATCGTCACCCCCGCGCCCTGGCCCGCGGAGATTGACTCGGCTCGGTTTGCCGCGGCCATGGACACCGCATTCGGAGTGCCCGGCGCGATGACGTTAGGCTTGGTGGTAACCTACCGGGGCCGGATCATCGGCGAGCGATACGGAACCGGGATCGGCATCCACACCCCCCTCGAGAGCTGGTCGATGGGTAAAAGCCTGACCGGCACCCTGATGGCCACGCTGATCAACCGGGGCGCCTACGAACTGATGCAGCCCGCACCGATTCCCGAATGGCAGACCGCCGGCGACGTCCGCCAGACCATTCGGATCGCCGATTTGATGCGGATGTCCAGTGGTCTCCGGCTCCGGAGCCCGAACGATCCAGGGTTCGTGGATTCAGCCGGGTACCCCGACCATTTGTACCTCTACACCGGCACCATCAACAGCTTCCAATACGCGGCCGCCCGGCCCCAGCAATGGCAACCGAACACGGTTGGCCGGTATCGGAATACCGACCCGGTGCTGACCAACTACTTGATCCGGTTGGCGGTCGAAAAACTGGGAGAGAACTACCACGCCTTCCCGCGACGGGCGCTCTTCGACAAGATCGGGATCCGGGACGCGGTCATGGAGACCGATCCCTACGGCAACTTCCTGACCCAGGGCTATGAGTTTCTGTCGGCCCGCGACTGGGCCCGCCTGGCCAACCTGTACCTGCAAGATGGCGTCTGGAACGGTCAAAGATTACTACCGGCGGGCTACGTCGACCACGTCCGGACCCCGGCGCCGGCGTGGGTGGCCGACGGCAATCCCGTCTACGGCGGCGGCTTCTTCTGGGTCAACGGCGACGGCGGCTGGTCGCTCCCCAAAGAGGCCTATGCGATGCTCGGAGCCGGCGGCCAAAGCGCCACCATCATCCCGTCCCATCAGTTGGTGATCGTCCGGCTCGGGAAATTTCAAGGGGCCCGGGAAGCTGACCGGGCCCTCGACCGGGCATTCGCCCTCGTGATGGGATCCATCCGAAACTGACCCGGGCTATTCCTTGCTCTTGAGCTCCCGGTCGTGCTCGCGGAGAAAGGCCCGAATCTCGTCGGCCATGTCGAGCAGTTTGTCCCACTGCTCCTTGTAGAGCGTCACCGGGAAACGGCCCAGCCCATACAGCGAGAGCCCGCCCTTCTCGCTGACCTTGAGATAGACGGCCCGTTTGGATTTGTCCTTGAGCGAGGCGTTTTCCGCCCGGAGGCGCTCGAGTTCGGCTTTGAGATCTTCGTCGGACATCGGTGGACTTTCGTAGAAACGGTGCGATTGAGGAACCCGGCCCCGAAGATAAATACCCGGGCGTTCTAGTGCCCGGACGGCGGAGCAATCCGGCGGGCCCGGTCCCCCAACTGAGGCACGCCCAAGGCGGCCGCCACGGCCTCGAACTCGGGACGAGGCCCGGTCCACCGCAACTCGTCCACTGAATCGGAGGCCGGCGCGTCATCCCGGAGCGTTGCCAGGGTCCGGAACAGCAGCGCTTGGGGCCGGTCGGCCTCGAGGGCGGCGGAAAGTCTGGCCGCACCCCGCACCGACACGTCCCAGACCGCGGAGTCGGCCGGAATCGCCTCGAGGTGTTGATAGCGAGCCAGCACCGCCGACGCCGATTTCGCACCCCAGCCCCGAATGCCCGGGAACCCGTCGGCGGCATCGCCGACCAACGCGAGATAGTCGGGAATCGACCCGGGCCTGACCCCGAACTTCGCGACCACGCCCGCCTCATCCCGGATCTCCCGGTTCCGGCGATCGAACTGCACCACCCGGCTGCCGACGACGCACTGGCCGAGATCCTTGTCGGGGGTGCAAATCAGGACTTGTTCAACGCGCTCGTCGGCGGCCGCAATTCGGGCCCCCGCGGCCAGGCCGTCGTCGGCCTCGAACGCCTCCATGGCCCAGACCACCACGCCCATCGCCCGGAGGCCGGCCTCCAGCGGGTGGAACTGCCGGTAGAGATTCGGCTCGATGCCTTCCCCGGTTTTGTAGCCGGGCCAGAGCCCATTCCGGAACGACTCGACCACATGGTCGGTGGCCACCGCCACATGGGTGGCGCCGTCCTGCAACATGCCCAACATCGATCCCAGGACGCCGATGACGGCACCGACCTCGTTGCCATCCCGATCGGCCGAAGGAGGCAGGGCAAAGAAGTGGCGGTAGAGCTCGTAGGTGCCGTCGACCAAATGGACTCGCATTACGGGCTCGGCACTCGGCGCTCGGCATGACTGAACGCCGTCCCCTTGGTAAAGTGGGAGTCGTGCAGCAACGCCTGCCCTCGAAGCCCCCGCGGAAGTCGGTTCGACATGCCGGAACGTAATCGGCCCGAGCGCCGACCACGACGGGACGGCGGGCCCGGAACGCCGAGACCGAGAGCTGGGGCCGGTACGCCTGTCTAACGAAGCCTTCAGGCTTCTTCCATGACCCCTTGGCCCGGCCCCCCGGATACTTAAGGCGTTCTCTTCGACGCCGAGGTACCGATGACACTCCGATATACGATTCTCTTCGTCACCGACTTGGACCGGTCGCGGTGCTTGTATCACGAGCTGCTCGGAATCCCAATTCGGACTGAGGACGACAGCTCGATCGAGCTCGATACCGGCACCACAACCTTAAGCCCTGCACCGGGCCCATGTCGGGAAAGCGGCTCATCACTCGATGATGGCGGCCGGTTGCGCCCGGATCGGTTTCTACGTCGACGGATTGGACGCCACTCACCAACGTTTGATCGACGCGGGGGTTTCGTGCGTCACGCCCCCCGAGCGGCGGTTTGATCTCTGGGTGGCGTTGTACGAGGACCCGGACGGGATCTACTTCACGTTGGCCGAGGCAGCTCGATTCGCTGCCGTCTAGAAGGGAGCAGGCCATGGCGGGCGTCGTCAAGAAACTCAAAAACCGAGGGGTCAAAGCCGTTCGCGCCCTGTACCAGGAAGCAGAAACCCGGGTCCTCGTGGCCGAGGACCGGAAGTCGGTTCGACGGAAAACCAAAGTGGCGGTCGCGGTCACCACGAAGGCCGCAAAAACCGGGATGATCGCGGGTCTCGCCGCGGCAGCCGCGGTGGTGATCCACCAGGTCCGCAAGCGCCGAATCCCGGACTGAGGATCGGCTCCATTGGTGCCGGCGGGGGGCGCGAGTAGTTTCCCCGCCATGGCTCCCCTCTCGCCCTACCGATCGCTTCCAGCCGACCGCCGGCTGGCCTTGGTGACCCACGATATCGCCGCCCATCGCCAGTCCCGCGAGGGCTACATCCAACGGATCGTCTCGCGCGGCGGCGGCTTCCGCCGGGAAACCCTCCGAAAATGGACCCCGGCGCAGTTGGCCCGGGAAATCGTCCGGGCGAATCTCGAAACACCCCAAGACGAACTGGGACTGCTCCAGACGCTCTATGTCGAGCTTGAGCCGGTCATTCAGGTTGCCTTCCTCGAGTCCGCCAGCGTAGCCCACGAAGGCGCCAGCATTCCCGATGATCTCAAACCGCCCTATACGGACGCCGAGACCGTGAAATCCGCGGCACTGGCCCTCATCAAAGCCCATGGAGACGACGGCCGCCGCTATCTCCACACCATCGCGCTCTACAACGCCGAGGCGTGGCCCGGCATCGGTCAGGTGCTGGCCGACCTGAGCTAGCGGGTGCCCTTCCGCCGCCGAATCAAATGGACCCTGTTCGCCGCCCAATCGTTTGGGTCGGCCGGCTTCCTGGTGTCCGCGACGGTCACCCCGATCGTCGGCGCGGCACTCTCCGGTACTCCAAGTTGGGCCGGGGTTCCGGCGGCGTTCTACTGGACCGGCGGCGCCTGCTTTGCGTTTCTGTGGGGCCGGCTGATGGACCGGATCGGTCGGCGGCGGACCATTGCCACTGGGCTCAGCATCGGCATGATCGGGGCCGCCATCGCGTCGGCCTCCGTGGTGGCGGGAACCTTCGCGGGGTTCATCGGCGGCCTGG is drawn from Gemmatimonadota bacterium and contains these coding sequences:
- a CDS encoding flap endonuclease, producing MRVHLVDGTYELYRHFFALPPSADRDGNEVGAVIGVLGSMLGMLQDGATHVAVATDHVVESFRNGLWPGYKTGEGIEPNLYRQFHPLEAGLRAMGVVVWAMEAFEADDGLAAGARIAAADERVEQVLICTPDKDLGQCVVGSRVVQFDRRNREIRDEAGVVAKFGVRPGSIPDYLALVGDAADGFPGIRGWGAKSASAVLARYQHLEAIPADSAVWDVSVRGAARLSAALEADRPQALLFRTLATLRDDAPASDSVDELRWTGPRPEFEAVAAALGVPQLGDRARRIAPPSGH
- a CDS encoding class C beta-lactamase-related serine hydrolase — its product is MIFALSCGAEPKTPPSTKPDPAVAIKARGDSLELQGTWTAPPGDRLAHSIAGFAKTLCSAVFITGLDPADAAESVGYFTGPYADRKQVKDTLIDRATSTVRLTTISGVTRVARKYGSQGCVALPIGADSVSFTPSIVTSSLPPAERTPWPMGDIVTPAPWPAEIDSARFAAAMDTAFGVPGAMTLGLVVTYRGRIIGERYGTGIGIHTPLESWSMGKSLTGTLMATLINRGAYELMQPAPIPEWQTAGDVRQTIRIADLMRMSSGLRLRSPNDPGFVDSAGYPDHLYLYTGTINSFQYAAARPQQWQPNTVGRYRNTDPVLTNYLIRLAVEKLGENYHAFPRRALFDKIGIRDAVMETDPYGNFLTQGYEFLSARDWARLANLYLQDGVWNGQRLLPAGYVDHVRTPAPAWVADGNPVYGGGFFWVNGDGGWSLPKEAYAMLGAGGQSATIIPSHQLVIVRLGKFQGAREADRALDRAFALVMGSIRN